From Leptospira sp. WS58.C1, one genomic window encodes:
- a CDS encoding ParA family protein translates to MIVVSIANQKGGEGKTTTSLNLAWGLARRGKKTLLIDIDPQANSTGIFLNPEGLEKSMHNIFQSKAKIREVMVKTEVENLNIAPSRLTLAEAETIAAIVDAPYILRDALADLEKEMDFCIIDCPPSLSIFTINALVASNYVIIPLQAEKFSVDGILGLQQTITSIKKRINPSLEIMGALVTQLKPQTLLTKTIIPVLTKYFRIFDNSISDGVAVGESHLARKSVYEYNKSSRQAQEYEGFIEEFLNELKK, encoded by the coding sequence ATGATTGTAGTATCCATCGCAAACCAAAAGGGAGGGGAAGGCAAAACCACCACCTCCCTGAATTTAGCCTGGGGTCTCGCCAGAAGAGGTAAAAAAACTCTACTGATCGATATCGACCCTCAGGCAAATTCCACAGGGATTTTCCTGAATCCAGAAGGGTTAGAAAAATCCATGCATAATATTTTTCAATCCAAAGCGAAAATCAGGGAAGTTATGGTTAAGACCGAGGTTGAGAACCTGAACATCGCCCCCTCTCGCCTGACCCTTGCAGAGGCAGAGACAATTGCAGCTATCGTAGACGCGCCTTATATTTTAAGGGATGCTCTTGCGGACCTAGAAAAGGAAATGGATTTTTGTATAATCGATTGCCCGCCTAGCCTTTCGATCTTTACCATAAACGCTCTTGTTGCCTCCAACTATGTAATCATCCCCCTTCAGGCGGAAAAGTTTTCCGTGGATGGGATCTTAGGACTACAACAAACAATTACTAGTATTAAAAAAAGGATCAATCCCAGTTTAGAAATCATGGGAGCATTGGTTACTCAACTCAAGCCCCAGACACTTCTTACCAAAACGATTATACCGGTCCTTACGAAATATTTTAGGATTTTTGACAATAGTATCTCGGACGGGGTGGCAGTGGGAGAATCTCACCTGGCAAGAAAGTCAGTTTACGAATACAATAAGTCTAGCCGCCAAGCCCAGGAATATGAAGGCTTCATTGAGGAATTTTTGAATGAGCTCAAAAAGTAA